A region of Gracilinanus agilis isolate LMUSP501 chromosome 3, AgileGrace, whole genome shotgun sequence DNA encodes the following proteins:
- the MAIP1 gene encoding m-AAA protease-interacting protein 1, mitochondrial has translation MALAIHLPRSLVARLLTGIAARPARLGHAEAWSPNSGRCCHCRLSLSSAAFSGAGWALAAAAPRLSRRRRPLLGPGPCLAPPERGYSSAEEQTPPPRQQTKVMYLGLFNPVVWLRTRVYAFLIWAYFDQEFSIAEFTVGAKQAFAHVSKLLSQCKFDLLEELVTKEVLQVLTEKVAALPDNYKNALAAEIDEIVYTATGDISIYYDDKGRKFVHILMCFWYLTSANLPEETLSGTKIFQVQLGDQNVETKQLLSANYEFQREFTQGVKPDWTIARIEHSKLLE, from the exons ATGGCGCTGGCCATTCATCTGCCCCGATCCTTGGTCGCCCGGTTGCTGACTGGCATAGCAGCCCGCCCGGCCCGGCTCGGGCACGCGGAGGCGTGGTCGCCCAACTCTGGTCGCTGCTGTCACTGTCGTCTCAGCCTCAGCTCCGCAGCCTTCTCAGGGGCCGGCTGGGCTCTGGCAGCAGCGGCCCCTCGTCTCAGTCGCCGCCGCCGCCCCCTCCTCGGCCCTGGCCCCTGCCTAGCGCCTCCCGAGCGGGGTTACAGTAGCGCAGAGGAGCAAACGCCGCCGCCTCGCCAGCAGACCAAAGTGATGTACCTAGGGCTGTTCAATCCTGTCGTGTGGCTCCGCACCCGAGTCTACGCCTTCCTCATCTGGGCCTATTTCGACCAAGAGTTCAGTATCGCGGAGTTCACCGTAGGAGCGAAGCAG GCTTTTGCTCATGTATCTAAGCTGCTTTCTCAATGTAAATTTGATCTTCTGGAAGAGCTTGTCACCAAGGAG GTACTCCAAGTGTTGACAGAAAAAGTTGCTGCGTTGCCTGACAACTATAAAAATGCACTTGCTGCTGAAATAGATGAAATTGTATATACTGCAACAGGTGACATCTCCATTTACTATGATGATAAAG gAAGGAAGTTTGTTCACATCCTGATGTGTTTTTGGTATCTAACCAGTGCCAACCTCCCTGAAGAGACATTAAGTGGTACCAAAATATTCCAAGTTCAACTAGGGGATCAGAATGTAGAAACAAAACAACTTCTTAGTGCAAACTATGA ATTTCAGAGAGAGTTTACACAAGGAGTGAAGCCTGACTGGACAATTGCAAGGATTGAACATTCAAAATTATTAGAATAA
- the TYW5 gene encoding tRNA wybutosine-synthesizing protein 5 yields the protein MERCIPVLHFEGVTRDEFLQRIYPQRKPVVLKGIDLGTCTTKWTADYLSQVGGSKEVKIHVSAVPQMDFISKNFVYRTLPFDKFIQRAAENKHSTYFISEDEKYYLRSLGEDPRKDIADIRKQFPLLEGDINIPDFFEKEQFFSSVFRISSPGLQLWTHYDVMDNFLIQVTGKKRVVLFSPRDAQYLYLSGTKSEVLNLDNPDLNKYPLFVKARRFECVLEAGDVLFIPALWFHNVISEEFGVGVNVFWKHLSSECYDKTDTYGNKDPTAASRAIQILDRALKTLDELPEEYRDFYARRMVLRIQNKAFSSNYE from the exons ATGGAGAGGTGCATCCCAGTCCTCCACTTCGAGGGAGTCACGCGCGACGAGTTCCTGCAGCGCATCTATCCACAG AGAAAGCCAGTGGTGCTGAAAGGAATTGATCTTGGGACCTGTACTACCAAATGGACAGCAGATTATCTCAGCCAAGTTGGAGGAAGTAAAGAAGTGAAAATTCATGTTTCTGCAGTTCCACAGATGGATTTCATCAGTAAGAACTTTGTATATAG aACTTTGCCTTTTGACAAGTTTATACAGAGGGCAGCAGAAAACAAACACAGCACATACTTTATTTCAGAG GATGAGAAGTACTACTTGAGATCACTTGGTGAAGATCCTAGAAAG GATATTGCAGACATCAGAAAACAGTTTCCATTATTAGAAGGAGACATCAATATTCCAGACTTCTTTGAAAAGGAACAATTCTTTTCTAGTGTCTTTCGTATTAGTTCACCAGGATTACAGCTTTGGACTCACTATGAT GTTATGGATAATTTCTTAATCCAAGTGACAGGAAAAAAACGTGTTGTGTTGTTCAGTCCTCGAGATGCTCAGTATTTGTATTTATCAG GTACTAAATCAGAGGTGCTGAATCTGGATAACCCAGATCTGAATAAATATCCACTATTTGTCAAAGCCAGGAGGTTTGAATGTGTCCTTGAAGCAGGAGATGTACTGTTTATTCCTG CTTTATGGTTCCATAATGTGATTTCAGAAGAGTTTGGAGTAGGAGTGAATGTTTTTTGGAAGCACCTTTCTTCTGAGTGCTATGATAAGACAGACACCTATGGAAACAAAGATCCTACTGCAGCCTCAAGAGCTATACAGATTTTGGACAGAGCCTTAAAAACACTTGATGAACTACCTGAGGAGTATAGGGATTTCTATGCACGGCGGATGGTTTTACGAATTCAAAACAAAGCTTTTAGCTCTAACTATGAATAA